From the Glutamicibacter halophytocola genome, the window AGGCGAAGAGCAATACGCCGATCAATGCGCTCATGGCGCTGGCACGGATCATGGTGACCCGGCCTAGCCGCAAGATCAGGTCGCCGGACAGCAATCTGGTCAAGGTCATGGCCGTGACAAAAATGCCATAGCCGATCGCTCCGGTTGCTTCCGTGGTCTGATACCCGTCGGCCAGGGCCAATGCCACCCAGTCCCCCGCAGCGCCTTCGGCGAGCGCCATGCCCAAAACCAGCACGCCGAGCAGCACGGTCTGCGGTTCGCTCCACGCGCGCCGCAGCGATGGGCCATTGGATGTGCGCGGGGTGCGGCTGAAGTCTTCACCGAAGAACTGCGAGCTGTAGAGCACCGTGCCGATGATGAGCAGGCCGATCAGCCCATAGTGGTATTGAAGCGGCAGGCCGATGGCGGCGGCCAGTGCGCCGATCCCGGCGCCGATGACGGTTCCGATGGAAAAGAATCCGTGCAGGGCCGGCATGATGCTCTTGCCCAGGGCCCGTTCCATGGCAGCGCCCTGGACGTTCGAGGCCACATTCCACGAAGCGGTCCCCAGCCCCTGGGTGAACAGGAAAATGCCGCAGGCCAGGGTGCTGCCCAGGACTCCGGTGCTGAATCCGAACAGGAGCAGGGAGCCGCCGCCGATGGTTGCGGCAATGCGCATGACGTTGGCTGCGCCCAGGCGCAGCACCAATTGGCCTGAGACCGAGACGGACAGGAAGGAGCCTGCGCTCATGCACAACAGGAGCAGGCCCACGTTGGCGTGGTCGAGGTCAAGTGCGTCGCGCACTGCTGGCAGCCGCGAGACCAGGGCGGAGATCAATAGTCCGCTGGCCAGGTAGGCTGCCATCAACGCGTTGCGCCAGCGGGTTGCCAGCTGGTGCGCATTGCCGTTTGGGTGCATCTCTAGAGCTGCACCACTGCTTGGCACTTGAGCAGCACCTTGCTGTCGCTGGCGGTGACGGCCAGATCGATGCGGGCGGTGCGCTGCTCGCTATCGAGCGCGCCGACCTTGCCTTCCACCTGGATGATGGTGCCTTCAAAGTCTCCCGGGTTGCTGCCCTCGGGATCTTCGACCACCACCGGCTTGGTGAAGCGGGTCTGGTAGTCGATGATGGCTCCGGGGTTTCCCACCCACTGCGATACCAGGTCGATGACCGAGCCCATGGTGAACATGCCGTGGGCGATGACCGAGGGAAGCTCTACTTCCTTGGCGAAGCGCTCATTCCAGTGGATCGGGTTGAAGTCCCCCGAGGCGCCTGCGTAGCGTACGAGGTCCGCGCGGTTGACCTGCACGGTGCGGGAACCGATGACCGTTCCCTTTTCAAGGCTTTCGAAGTCGATCATGCTTAGTCCTCAGCTCGTACCAGTAGCGATGAGATGGTGGTGGCGACCGATTCGCCGGCCACGGTGGTGATTTCCGCGCGCGTGGTGATCATCGCGCCGGCGCCCATTTCGCGGACCTGGTCAACGTGCAGTTCTGCAACCAGTTCGTCGCCGGCGACAATTGGACGGTGGTGGGTGAAGCGCTGGTCTGCGTGGACCACCCGGGAGAAGTCGATGCCCGAGGCCGGGTCGGCAATCAGCTGCGCGTCGGCGCGCTGTGCCACGATGATGGCGAAAGTTGGGGGCGCGACCACGTCGGCGTAGCCCAGCTCCTGGGCTGCCTGCACGTCGAAGTGGGCTGGCGAAGTGGCCTTGGTTGCCTGAGCGAATTCGCGGATTTTTTCGCGTCCTACCTGGTAGGACTCTCCAGCGGGGAATACGCGCCCCACTAGTTCGGGATTGATGCCCATGGATTCTCCTGAACGTTGATGTAGCTGAAAATGACGTGC encodes:
- a CDS encoding MaoC family dehydratase N-terminal domain-containing protein, with the translated sequence MGINPELVGRVFPAGESYQVGREKIREFAQATKATSPAHFDVQAAQELGYADVVAPPTFAIIVAQRADAQLIADPASGIDFSRVVHADQRFTHHRPIVAGDELVAELHVDQVREMGAGAMITTRAEITTVAGESVATTISSLLVRAED
- a CDS encoding MaoC family dehydratase; the encoded protein is MIDFESLEKGTVIGSRTVQVNRADLVRYAGASGDFNPIHWNERFAKEVELPSVIAHGMFTMGSVIDLVSQWVGNPGAIIDYQTRFTKPVVVEDPEGSNPGDFEGTIIQVEGKVGALDSEQRTARIDLAVTASDSKVLLKCQAVVQL
- a CDS encoding MFS transporter, with amino-acid sequence MPSSGAALEMHPNGNAHQLATRWRNALMAAYLASGLLISALVSRLPAVRDALDLDHANVGLLLLCMSAGSFLSVSVSGQLVLRLGAANVMRIAATIGGGSLLLFGFSTGVLGSTLACGIFLFTQGLGTASWNVASNVQGAAMERALGKSIMPALHGFFSIGTVIGAGIGALAAAIGLPLQYHYGLIGLLIIGTVLYSSQFFGEDFSRTPRTSNGPSLRRAWSEPQTVLLGVLVLGMALAEGAAGDWVALALADGYQTTEATGAIGYGIFVTAMTLTRLLSGDLILRLGRVTMIRASAMSALIGVLLFAFGNSLPLAFAALAIWGMGVALTFPLAMSAASDDPLHAATRVAVVSTIGYGAFLGGPPLLGLLAQAIGLLPALGSISLLIVVAFILSSNAAGYPQHDEATEN